A region of Emys orbicularis isolate rEmyOrb1 chromosome 20, rEmyOrb1.hap1, whole genome shotgun sequence DNA encodes the following proteins:
- the DPM3 gene encoding LOW QUALITY PROTEIN: dolichol-phosphate mannosyltransferase subunit 3 (The sequence of the model RefSeq protein was modified relative to this genomic sequence to represent the inferred CDS: deleted 2 bases in 1 codon) encodes MTSAPRREKLLAAERGGRPSCAETRLCTMTKLAQWLCGLALLGTAWATLALEPLGLHLPLPCRQVLWPFPVYLLVAFGCYSLATIGYRLATFNDCEAAAKELQEQIREARADLSRRGLKF; translated from the exons ATGACGTCAGCTCCGCGACGGGAGAAACTGCTGGCAGCTGAGCGGGGAGGCCG CCCGTCCTGCGCC GAGACCCGGCTGTGCACCATGACCAAGCTGGCGCAGTGGCTGTGCGGACTGGCCCTGCTGGGCACTGCCTGGGCCACCCTGGCCTTAGAGCCCCTGGGCCTccacctccctctgccctgccgGCAGGTGCTCTGGCCTTTCCCCGTGTACCTGCTGGTGGCTTTTGGCTGCTACTCCCTGGCGACCATTGGCTACCGTCTGGCTACGTTCAATGACTGTGAGGCTGCGGCGAAGGAACTTCAGGAGCAGATCAGAGAGGCCCGAGCGGACCTGAGCCGGCGAGGGCTGAAGTTCTGA